In a single window of the Silvimonas iriomotensis genome:
- a CDS encoding ABC transporter substrate-binding protein: MKQMKITAWAVGCAFLNSAVFAAPVSSLGKPEGQVNIIAWPGYLERGESDKKYDWVTGFEKATSCKVNVKTAATSDEMVSLMNQGGYDLVTASGDASLRLVYGKKVQEINTALIPSWNTVEKRLQDAPWHTVDGKHYGVPYQWGANFLAYNTKVFPKAPDSWSVVFEEQKLPDGKSNKGRVQAYDGAIYIADAAMYLMVKNPALGIKDPYELNEKQYAEVLKLLRGQKQLTHRYWHDVTVQMNDFKNEGIAASSGWGYLINALQAEKFPIAGTIPKEGATGWADTTMMHVNAPHPTCAYKWMDWSLNKKLQSDLAEWFGSNPVITDGCKNKPVGGSDVCASNGYARFEQIHFWKTPVAKCKTQGTCVPYSRWTQDFIAVMGGR; the protein is encoded by the coding sequence ATGAAGCAGATGAAGATCACCGCATGGGCAGTAGGTTGTGCATTTCTCAATAGCGCGGTGTTCGCCGCGCCCGTCAGTTCACTGGGCAAGCCCGAAGGGCAGGTGAACATCATTGCCTGGCCAGGTTATCTGGAGCGGGGCGAGTCGGACAAGAAATACGACTGGGTGACCGGTTTCGAAAAGGCCACCAGTTGCAAGGTCAACGTCAAGACCGCCGCGACGTCTGACGAAATGGTCTCGCTGATGAACCAGGGCGGTTATGACCTCGTGACCGCATCGGGCGACGCCAGCCTGCGTCTGGTGTACGGCAAGAAAGTGCAAGAGATCAACACCGCGCTGATTCCGTCCTGGAATACCGTCGAAAAACGCCTGCAAGACGCACCCTGGCACACCGTAGACGGCAAGCACTACGGCGTGCCGTATCAGTGGGGCGCCAACTTCCTGGCGTACAACACCAAGGTTTTCCCGAAAGCGCCGGACTCCTGGTCGGTGGTGTTTGAAGAACAGAAGCTGCCGGATGGCAAATCCAACAAGGGCCGGGTTCAGGCTTATGACGGCGCGATCTACATCGCCGATGCCGCCATGTACCTGATGGTGAAAAACCCCGCGCTGGGCATCAAGGACCCGTACGAACTCAACGAGAAACAGTACGCCGAAGTGCTCAAACTCTTGCGCGGCCAGAAACAACTGACCCACCGTTACTGGCACGACGTGACCGTGCAGATGAATGACTTCAAGAACGAAGGCATTGCCGCATCGTCCGGCTGGGGCTACCTGATCAACGCCCTGCAGGCCGAGAAGTTCCCGATCGCCGGCACCATCCCCAAGGAAGGCGCAACCGGCTGGGCCGATACCACCATGATGCACGTGAACGCCCCGCATCCGACGTGTGCGTACAAGTGGATGGACTGGTCGCTGAACAAGAAACTGCAATCTGACCTGGCCGAGTGGTTTGGTTCTAACCCGGTGATTACCGACGGCTGCAAGAACAAGCCGGTGGGTGGCTCTGATGTGTGTGCCAGCAATGGGTATGCGCGGTTTGAGCAGATTCACTTCTGGAAGACGCCGGTGGCCAAGTGCAAGACGCAGGGGACTTGTGTGCCTTATAGCCGGTGGACGCAGGATTTTATTGCTGTGATGGGTGGGCGCTGA